One genomic window of Halobacterium noricense includes the following:
- a CDS encoding ParA family protein, with protein MTRRIGITNQKGGVSKTTNTINVAGGLAADGVDVLAVDMDPQGYLTHRLGFEDEYTSDPPSLYDALQSPADHDVDDLVVTHEEFDLLPANIDMFHLEQDLIASGMRPRLRLKTVLENATAWDVVLIDAPPSLGPLNDNVVLATEELLVPVEADESSQLALNHLLRQLDTLEDNYDTHVDVLGLIVSNVAYPLDNEQQAAIDWFNERFEGRVGVWTVRSRAAIKRAVKDQGSVFAEDAEEVDMTDVYAQIAAEVADE; from the coding sequence ATGACTCGGAGAATCGGGATCACGAATCAGAAGGGAGGTGTGAGTAAAACCACGAATACAATCAACGTCGCTGGCGGGCTCGCTGCCGATGGTGTAGACGTTCTCGCCGTCGATATGGACCCTCAGGGATACCTCACGCATCGGCTTGGGTTCGAAGACGAGTACACTTCGGACCCACCGTCGCTATACGATGCGCTTCAGTCGCCCGCCGACCACGACGTCGACGATCTCGTTGTCACTCACGAGGAGTTCGATCTCCTTCCGGCCAACATCGATATGTTCCATCTTGAGCAGGACCTCATCGCGAGCGGGATGCGTCCCCGGCTGCGGTTGAAGACGGTCCTGGAGAACGCGACCGCGTGGGACGTCGTCCTTATCGATGCGCCGCCGTCGCTCGGCCCACTGAATGATAACGTCGTTCTTGCCACCGAGGAACTGCTCGTCCCGGTCGAAGCCGACGAAAGTTCCCAGCTCGCGCTCAATCATCTACTCCGCCAGTTGGATACGCTCGAGGATAACTACGACACACACGTCGATGTCCTCGGTCTCATTGTTTCGAACGTGGCCTATCCGCTGGACAATGAACAGCAGGCGGCCATTGACTGGTTCAACGAGCGTTTCGAAGGACGCGTCGGGGTGTGGACCGTTCGAAGCCGGGCAGCAATCAAGCGGGCAGTGAAAGACCAGGGTTCGGTGTTCGCCGAAGACGCCGAGGAAGTCGATATGACCGACGTGTATGCGCAGATAGCTGCGGAGGTGGCCGATGAGTGA
- a CDS encoding transposase, which produces MAGEVTKTLEATLAPPTEGKAVRLRRLLSTYREALHDAFDSGADTMNGVSDVVTPFDLPYQAKAALCSYVPKLRKTYNASELDDEHPIRLTNQAAKFDRDESRHHEICWNVPLPGYGTNFWIPLRINPEQESLWHDLLNEGAKAGQIRLQQNRSSWVLHITVTYSVEEPEMDGDETYIGFDIGESTLITGCALKRNTPTKPMLESGSRARALRKEMFTTLRRLQERDAAEWRIGERFNHYQNALTDIVEKASRKAVEYARQFDDPVIVMEDLSFIRENLDYGEYMNRRLHAWAFARLQGRVEDKATEAGVPVEYVNPRYTSQTCHECGHIGSRNSQAEFECTNDDCHVTEFQADINAAANIASRVDPWGESVPWEPERDDSPRNGSACDSATVYRETSEKYSQMTLAAYSD; this is translated from the coding sequence ATGGCAGGGGAGGTGACGAAAACTCTCGAGGCGACACTTGCCCCACCGACGGAGGGGAAGGCGGTGCGTCTCCGTCGCCTTCTCTCCACCTACCGCGAGGCGTTGCACGATGCGTTCGACTCCGGTGCGGATACGATGAACGGCGTGTCCGACGTAGTAACGCCGTTCGACCTGCCTTACCAGGCGAAGGCTGCACTGTGCAGCTACGTCCCGAAGCTCCGAAAAACGTACAACGCCAGCGAGTTAGACGACGAACACCCGATCCGGCTCACAAATCAAGCCGCGAAGTTCGACCGCGATGAATCTCGCCACCACGAGATTTGCTGGAACGTGCCCCTGCCGGGCTACGGGACGAACTTCTGGATTCCGCTGCGAATCAACCCCGAGCAAGAATCGTTGTGGCACGATCTCCTCAATGAGGGTGCCAAGGCCGGACAGATCCGGCTCCAGCAGAACCGGAGTAGCTGGGTGTTGCACATTACCGTCACGTACTCGGTCGAAGAACCCGAGATGGACGGTGACGAGACGTACATCGGGTTCGATATCGGCGAATCTACGTTGATTACGGGCTGTGCCCTCAAGCGGAACACGCCGACGAAGCCGATGCTCGAGAGTGGCAGTCGTGCTCGAGCACTTCGCAAAGAGATGTTCACGACACTCCGGCGGCTCCAAGAGCGCGACGCTGCCGAGTGGCGGATCGGTGAACGATTCAACCACTATCAGAACGCGCTGACAGATATCGTCGAGAAGGCGTCTCGAAAAGCCGTCGAGTACGCCCGACAGTTCGACGATCCCGTGATTGTGATGGAGGACTTGTCCTTCATCCGCGAGAACTTGGACTACGGGGAGTACATGAACCGACGCCTTCACGCATGGGCGTTCGCTCGGCTTCAAGGCCGGGTCGAAGATAAGGCCACCGAGGCCGGTGTCCCGGTCGAGTACGTGAACCCGCGCTATACAAGCCAGACGTGCCATGAATGCGGACACATTGGATCTCGTAATTCACAAGCGGAGTTCGAGTGTACGAACGACGACTGTCACGTAACTGAGTTCCAAGCAGACATCAACGCGGCGGCGAATATCGCCAGTCGCGTAGATCCGTGGGGAGAGAGCGTTCCTTGGGAACCGGAACGCGATGACTCGCCTCGGAACGGGAGCGCCTGTGACAGCGCCACAGTCTACCGGGAGACGAGCGAGAAATACTCGCAGATGACGCTCGCGGCCTACTCGGACTGA
- a CDS encoding AbrB/MazE/SpoVT family DNA-binding domain-containing protein, whose product MSKAESEKVVSVSSRGQATIPKEFREELDIDTPGRVKFVRTEEGEIVVRPIHSVTDLRGVLEGKTDEQGRSAVERLREEREQDKASEEELRQRYASDDEADT is encoded by the coding sequence ATGAGTAAAGCAGAGTCTGAAAAAGTAGTGTCTGTATCGTCGCGCGGCCAAGCGACCATTCCCAAAGAGTTCCGGGAGGAACTCGACATCGACACACCCGGCCGCGTGAAGTTCGTTCGCACCGAGGAGGGCGAAATCGTCGTCCGTCCCATCCACTCGGTCACAGACCTGCGTGGAGTCTTGGAAGGGAAAACCGACGAGCAGGGTCGTTCAGCAGTCGAACGACTGCGGGAGGAACGCGAGCAGGACAAGGCTAGTGAAGAGGAGTTGCGGCAGCGCTACGCCAGTGATGACGAGGCCGACACATGA
- a CDS encoding metallophosphoesterase family protein — MTTNDDETLRLLCMGDNHGDVDSLERVVDGTEGEEFDFVIHVGDITNAWFDGVDEGREQLDAVTPYFETLHERGELLYIWGNRDGAIGPEQPFQDYDLPGTYIPEDDSITVAGETFTQNPELVEDETILVNHYWHPELLEHFAGKAYFSGHIHTGRYKNKALNTAFLYRTADHGADALLGAYFVVEIAPDGTWEVEFRNIGQVRKGICPKHQALGVQFVPDYWRNDCQFCYDEEEFYSEVVRTVLYGLGTIQEEAETDEVVESAASTFGATPPSFESKLREFLEERTEEHS; from the coding sequence ATGACGACTAACGATGATGAGACGCTCCGACTTCTTTGTATGGGAGACAACCACGGGGATGTCGACTCACTGGAGCGGGTCGTCGACGGTACTGAAGGCGAGGAATTCGACTTCGTAATTCACGTCGGCGATATCACGAACGCATGGTTTGATGGCGTCGACGAGGGGCGGGAACAGCTCGATGCGGTCACGCCGTATTTCGAGACGCTCCACGAGCGGGGAGAGCTCCTCTACATCTGGGGGAATCGGGACGGGGCAATCGGCCCGGAACAGCCGTTCCAAGACTACGACCTTCCAGGGACGTACATCCCCGAAGATGACAGTATCACCGTTGCTGGAGAGACATTCACGCAGAATCCCGAACTAGTTGAAGACGAGACAATCCTCGTGAATCACTACTGGCACCCCGAACTGCTGGAACACTTCGCGGGGAAGGCATACTTCTCTGGTCATATACACACCGGTCGCTACAAGAACAAGGCTCTCAATACCGCATTCCTCTACCGAACGGCAGACCATGGTGCAGACGCGCTTCTCGGCGCGTACTTCGTCGTTGAGATCGCCCCTGACGGAACGTGGGAGGTCGAATTCCGAAACATCGGGCAGGTTCGCAAAGGAATCTGTCCCAAACACCAGGCACTCGGTGTGCAGTTCGTCCCCGACTACTGGCGAAACGACTGTCAATTCTGCTACGACGAAGAGGAATTCTACAGTGAGGTCGTCCGCACAGTGCTCTACGGACTGGGAACGATACAAGAGGAAGCCGAGACTGACGAAGTGGTCGAATCTGCAGCGTCAACGTTCGGGGCTACTCCACCGTCTTTCGAATCGAAACTGCGAGAGTTTCTCGAAGAGCGGACAGAGGAGCACTCATAG
- a CDS encoding PIN domain-containing protein encodes MTEGTDIPETIIFDAEPLIAYFCNEPGSDTVETYVDAVEGAADGYISAINLAEVHYVVRAIDGEERADAVVDVLEESGIRRVDTEQTWASAADFKFRYAPALGDAFALGTAAHVDGMLLVGADDDYDDVTDVPITRFRTEPA; translated from the coding sequence ATGACAGAGGGGACTGACATTCCCGAGACGATTATCTTCGACGCCGAACCACTCATCGCCTATTTCTGCAACGAACCAGGGAGCGACACCGTCGAGACGTACGTCGACGCCGTCGAAGGCGCGGCCGATGGATACATCTCAGCGATCAACCTCGCCGAGGTCCACTACGTCGTGCGTGCAATCGACGGCGAGGAACGCGCTGATGCTGTCGTCGACGTCCTCGAGGAAAGCGGCATCCGTCGCGTCGATACCGAACAGACCTGGGCGTCAGCAGCCGACTTCAAATTCCGCTACGCTCCAGCGCTCGGTGATGCCTTCGCGCTCGGGACTGCAGCACACGTCGACGGGATGCTCCTGGTCGGTGCCGACGACGACTACGACGACGTCACCGACGTCCCAATCACTCGGTTCCGGACCGAACCGGCATAG